The following proteins are co-located in the Eleginops maclovinus isolate JMC-PN-2008 ecotype Puerto Natales chromosome 23, JC_Emac_rtc_rv5, whole genome shotgun sequence genome:
- the gar1 gene encoding H/ACA ribonucleoprotein complex subunit 1 has protein sequence MSFRGGGGRGGRGGGGFSRGGGGGYGGGRGGGGFGGGGRGGGFGRGGGGGRGGFRQQDYGPPEYVVGLGEFVHPCEDEIVCKCTTEENKVPYFNAPVYLENKEQIGKVDEIFGQLREFYFSVKLSDNMKASSFKKMQKFYIDPMKLLPLQRFLPRPPGEKGPPRGGRGGRGGGRGGARGGGFRGGRGGSFGGGRGGGGFGGSRGGGGRGGGGGFRGRGGGGGRGFRGSR, from the exons ATGTCTTTCAGAGGAGGCGGTGGACGAGgaggcagaggtggtggaggatTTAGCcgaggtggtggaggtggatatggaggaggcagaggaggtggtggatttggaggaggaggaagaggaggtggattTGGACGTGGTGGTGGCGGCGGCAGAGGTGGTTTTAGACAACAAGATTACGGACCTCCAGAATATGTTGTTG GGTTGGGAGAGTTTGTGCATCCATGTGAAGATGAAATTGTGTGCAAGTGTacaacagaggaaaacaaagttCCCTACTTCAACGCCCCAGTTTATTTAGAAAACAAGGAGCAGATCGGGAAGGTGGATGAGATATTTGGGCAGCTCCGTGAATTC TATTTTTCAGTCAAACTTTCTGACAACATGAAGGCGTCTTCCTTTAAGAAAATGCAGAAG ttttatataGATCCAATGAAGCTCCTCCCGCTGCAGAGATTCCTCCCCAGGCCACCAGGAGAGAAGGGGCCGCCCAGAGGAGGCCGAGGGGgtagaggtggaggaagaggcgGTGCTCGTGGAG gtgGTTTCCGAGGTGGCCGTGGTGGAAGCTTTGGAGGtggaagaggtggaggaggattCGGAGGCAGCCGTGGTGGAGGTGGAAGAGGCGGCGGAGGGGGcttcagaggaagaggaggtggaggaggacgTGGATTCAGAG GTTCAAGATGA
- the LOC134859553 gene encoding alcohol dehydrogenase class-3, translated as METAGKVIKCKAAVAWEAGKPLSIEEVEVAPPKAHEVRIKIFATGVCHTDAYTLSGSDPEGLFPVILGHEGAGTVESVGEGVTKFKPGDTVVPLYVPQCGECKFCKNPKTNLCQKIRVTQGQGLLPDGTSRFTCKGKQVFHFMGTSTFSEYTVVADISLAKVNEKAPMDKVCLLGCGISTGYGAALNTAKVEPGSTCAVFGLGAVGLAVIMGCKVAGATRIIGVDINPSKFEKAKEFGATEFVNPKDSSKPIQEVLVEMTDGGVDYSFECIGNVQIMRAALEACHKGWGESIIIGVAGAGQEISTRPFQLVTGRVWKGTAFGGWKSVESVPKLVDDYMNKKLKVDEFVTHTLPFDKINEGFDLMHAGESIRTVLTF; from the exons ATGGAGACAGCTGGGAAA GTCATCAAGTGCAAGGCAGCTGTTGCCTGGGAAGCTGGCAAGCCTCTTTCCAttgaggaggtggaggtagCCCCACCTAAGGCCCATGAAGTTCGCATCAAG ATCTTCGCCACAGGGGTGTGTCATACAGATGCCTACACTCTGAGCGGCAGTGACCCCGAGGGACTTTTCCCCGTCATCCTGGGCCACGAGGGCGCTGGAACAGTTGAGAGCGTTGGTGAGGGTGTGACCAAGTTCAAGCCAG GTGATACTGTTGTCCCGTTGTATGTGCCTCAGTGTGGTGAATGCAAATTCTGCAAGAATCCCAAGACCAACCTTTGCCAGAAAATAAG AGTAACCCAGGGTCAGGGCCTGCTTCCTGATGGCACCTCACGCTTTACTTGCAAGGGAAAGCAAGTGTTTCACTTCATGGGGACCAGCACCTTCTCAGAGTACACCGTTGTGGCCGACATCTCTCTGGCCAAGGTGAACGAGAAGGCTCCCATGGATAAAGTGTGCCTTCTTGGATGCGGCATTTCTACAGGTTATGGTGCTGCTCTTAACACTGCCAAG GTTGAGCCTGGCTCCACATGTGCTGTATTTGGCCTCGGAGCTGTCGGCCTGGCTGTTATTATGGGCTGTAAGGTCGCTGGGGCAACCAGGATCATTGGTGTGGACATCAACCCTTCAAAGTTTGAGAAAGCCAAGGAGTTTGGAGCCACTGAGTTTGTGAACCCCAAGGACAGCAGCAAGCCCATCCAGGAGGTGTTGGTGGAGATGACTGACGGGGGTGTGGACTACTCCTTTGAGTGCATTGGAAATGTGCAAATCATG agaGCGGCTCTGGAGGCATGCCACAAAGGATGGGGCGAGAGTATCATCATTGGCGTTGCCGGAGCTGGACAGGAGATTTCAACCAGACCCTTCCAGCTGGTGACAGGCCGAGTGTGGAAGGGCACTGCCTTTGGAG GATGGAAGAGTGTGGAAAGTGTTCCCAAACTGGTGGATGACTACATGAATAAAAAGCTGAAGGTGGATGAGTTTGTGACCCACACCCTGCCCTTTGACAAGATCAATGAGGGATTTGACCTCATGCATGCTGGGGAGAG tatCCGCACAGTGCTGACCTTCTGA
- the LOC134859373 gene encoding eukaryotic translation initiation factor 4E-1A yields MATALVLTASVPDNHGKEKCEPIIQKVMSPETYVKHPLQNKWALWFFKNDKSKTWQANLRLISKFDTVEDFWALYNHIQLSSNLMSGCDYSLFKDGIEPMWEDGRNRRGGRWLITLSKQQRRADLDRFWLETLLCLVGEAFDDHSDDVCGAVINVRAKGDKIAVWTTDYENKDAITHIGQVYKERLGVPPKVIIGYQSHADTATKSSSSTKNKFVA; encoded by the exons ATGGCGACCGCTCTGGTG TTGACAGCTTCAGTCCCTGATAATCATGGAAAGGAAAAATGTGAACCAATCATTCAAAAGGTTATGAGTCCTGAAACGTACGTCAAGCATCCATTGCAAAACAA GTGGGCTCTTTGGTTTTTCAAGAACgacaaaagcaaaacatggcAGGCCAACCTTCGTCTCATCTCCAAATTTGACACGGTGGAAGACTTCTGGGC ATTATACAATCACATTCAGCTATCCAGTAACTTGATGTCTGGCTGTGACTACTCGCTGTTCAAG GATGGGATTGAGCCCATGTGGGAGGATGGACGCAACCGACGAGGCGGCCGCTGGCTGATAACACTGTCCAAGCAGCAGCGCAGAGCAGACCTGGATCGCTTCTGGCTTGAGACC CTGTTGTGCCTTGTGGGTGAAGCTTTTGATGACCACAGTGACGATGTGTGCGGAGCCGTCATAAACGTCCGCGCCAAAGGAGATAAAATAGCAGTATGGACCACCGACTACGAGAACAAAGATGCCATCACGCACATCGG gcaaGTTTACAAAGAGAGATTAGGAGTTCCTCCAAAAGTGATCATCGGGTACCAGTCACATGCAGACACCGCCACCAAGAGCAGCTCTTCAACCAAGAACAAGTTTGTTGCTTGA
- the LOC134859552 gene encoding alcohol dehydrogenase class-3-like, translating into MSETGVIKCKAAVAWEQGKPLTIEDVEVAPPKVHEVRIKIVASGVCHTDQEYLTGKGMKFRPFPLVLGHEAAGIVESVGPEVTTFSPGDKVIPLFLPQCGECEQCLSPKTNLCRKNWANAQAGVMADGTSRISYKGQQVYQFLGVSSLSQYTVVADTSLAKIRSDAPLDKVCLLGCSVSTGYGAAINAAKVEENSSCAVFGLGAVGLAAIMGCKAAKANRIIGVDVDPEKFNKAKLFGATDCLNPKEHTNKTIQEVLLDMTNGGVDYALVCVGSPVVMTSAFESTRDGLGTCVIVGWSETDAISVKVEKILMGRTLKGTYFGDWKSVDGVPKLVDDYMNKKLKLDEFITNNLPLEKVNVAFEDMKNGKGICTVINLWPE; encoded by the exons ATGTCAGAAACTGGG GTGATTAAATGCAAAGCAGCTGTTGCATGGGAGCAGGGGAAGCCTCTCACCATAGAGGATGTGGAGGTGGCCCCACCTAAAGTGCATGAAGTCCGCATCAAG ATTGTTGCCTCAGGCGTGTGCCACACAGACCAGGAATACCTGACTGGAAAAGGGATGAAGTTTAGACCGTTCCCATTAGTTCTTGGCCATGAAGCAGCTGGAATAGTGGAGAGCGTCGGCCCTGAAGTCACAACATTTTCCCCAG ggGACAAAGTCATTCCTCTTTTTCTGCCACAGTGTGGGGAATGTGAACAATGCCTGAGTCCCAAAACCAATCTGTGCAGGAAGAACTG gGCAAATGCACAAGCTGGTGTAATGGCTGATGGCACAAGCAGGATATCTTACAAGGGCCAGCAGGTGTACCAATTCCTTGGAGTCAGTTCTTTATCCCAGTACACTGTGGTCGCAGATACCTCGCTTGCAAAGATAAGAAGTGATGCACCGCTAGACAAAGTGTGCCTACTAGGCTGTAGCGTCTCTACCGGTTATGGTGCTGCGATTAATGCAGCCAAG GTTGAGGAAAATTCCTCGTGTGCCGTGTTTGGGCTCGGAGCTGTCGGACTGGCCGCCATCATGGGCTGCAAGGCTGCTAAAGCCAACAGGATCATCGGGGTTGATGTTGACCCAGAGAAGTTCAACAAAGCCAAACTGTTCGGAGCCACTGACTGCCTCAACCCCAAAGAACATACTAACAAAACCATCCAGGAGGTTCTGCTGGACATGACAAATGGGGGGGTGGACTATGCTCTGGTGTGTGTTGGGAGTCCAGTTGTTATG ACCTCTGCGTTTGAGTCTACTAGAGATGGCTTGGGAACCTGTGTCATTGTCGGATGGTCGGAGACGGACGCAATAAGCGTTAAGGTTGAAAAGATCCTGATGGGACGCACATTGAAGGGGACCTATTTTGGAG ATTGGAAGAGTGTGGATGGTGTGCCTAAACTGGTGGATGACTACATGAACAAGAAACTGAAGCTGGATGAGTTTATCACCAACAATCTCCCACTGGAGAAAGTCAATGTGGCCTTTGAAGACATGAAAAATGGGAAAGG caTCTGCACTGTAATCAACCTGTGGCCAGAATAG